A region of the Amycolatopsis sp. cg13 genome:
ACGTCGCCGGAGCGTCGTCCGTGCTGCACCGCGCGGTGGACGTCGCCGAGCACGCCAGCAGGGAGGACGCCGTTGAGGAATTGCGCGCCGTAGTAGTCGCCGACGGCTTCGCGAAACGGCAGGTGCAGGCCCAGCCGGGCCGCGACCAGCCGCCAGCGGGCGGCGCTCGCGAGCGTGGTTACGACCCCGATGACCAGGGCAATTGCGATCGGAACCGGGCCTAGGGCTTTTAGTCCACCGGCAAACGCTCCGGTCCCCAGCCGCCACCACAGCGCGGCGATGAGCGCGGCCCCGGCCAGCAGTCGCAGCCATCGCATCAACCCACCGCCAAGATTCCGCGCAACCGGGCCGCCGCGCCGGCCCACCCCTCCAGTGTGCGCGCTCTCGCTGTCGCCGCAGCACGGAGTCGTTTCCGCAGGTCAGGGTCGTCGCGCCAGCTTCGGAGGGCGGTCGCGAGCGCTGTTTCGTCGCCGGGCGGGACGAGGAGGCCGGGCTGCTCGCCGTTCGGGGTGCGGCCGAGTGCGTCGGGGATGCCGCCGACGTCCGAGGCCAGCACCGGGATGCCGCGCGCGAGCGCCTCCGTGACGACCATGCCGTACGTCTCGGCGTGCGAGGGCAGGACCAGCAGATCGGCCCGGTCGTAGGCGACTTCGAGCGCCGACCCGTCAAGCGGGCCGGTGAAGCGAGCCCGGGGATGGCTCAAGCCGTTGGCGTAGGCCGGGTTTCGGGTGCGCGATCCGACGAAGTCCACTCGTAGATCGTCCACTTCGGACAGTGCGTTGAGGAGGATGTCCTGCCCCTTGCGCGGGGTCACCGCGGCGACGCAGATCAGCTGGGACACGCCGTCGGTCCCGGTCGCCCGCGGTGCCGGATCGGTCCCGGGC
Encoded here:
- a CDS encoding glycosyltransferase family 4 protein yields the protein MRLSCFVVPGDIDDRSVPSGGNTYDRRMAEHLPVGLRPVGGSWPDPDEAAKKQLDLVLAQVPDGAKVLLDGLVACGVPDVVLPHADRLDLAVLVHLPLADETGLDPRRAADLDAREQKTLQLARQVIVTSAAAARAVEKRHGLATVHIAPPGTDPAPRATGTDGVSQLICVAAVTPRKGQDILLNALSEVDDLRVDFVGSRTRNPAYANGLSHPRARFTGPLDGSALEVAYDRADLLVLPSHAETYGMVVTEALARGIPVLASDVGGIPDALGRTPNGEQPGLLVPPGDETALATALRSWRDDPDLRKRLRAAATARARTLEGWAGAAARLRGILAVG